The following are from one region of the Methanobacterium veterum genome:
- a CDS encoding glycoside hydrolase family 10 protein, with amino-acid sequence MLLVVLIFGIVLMGLGAVSAVDSATMNGTSNATLNKTLNNSIHATSSNVSKVTKQSTSSMKGYWMFSSSAAKLNSNSAAALKKKGITDVFVCTRDTSGKYHYSELNNAISQLKRYGIKVHAWIVCFNYNGHFINPSGYYSKKVKVYVKTKKYWGIKYKYKVKKKVWYKSRYIYRGKWHYKWKYTWKYVTKYKKGWIYKPVYKYVTKTGYDTSYNKKLIAAIKNINDNYAVSGIHLDYVRYSGVAKYGNAAYQQHGGVNAAVNAVTSFVKSVRSVVTKELSAAVMPEGTKNAYYYGQDYGRFADYVDFLVPMTYHGNYNANNAWITDKIKYIVSNAKGKPVYAGLTTYCSDSNLKSLNLNALQQDVNSANAGGASGFVLFRYGFGCSYVPTWT; translated from the coding sequence ATGTTGCTTGTAGTATTGATATTTGGCATTGTATTGATGGGTTTAGGTGCTGTTAGTGCTGTTGATTCTGCCACAATGAACGGCACGTCCAATGCAACATTGAATAAAACATTAAATAATTCCATCCACGCTACATCATCTAATGTATCTAAAGTGACTAAACAGTCAACAAGTTCAATGAAGGGCTACTGGATGTTTTCGTCATCAGCTGCAAAGTTAAATTCAAATTCGGCAGCCGCTCTTAAAAAAAAGGGGATTACAGATGTATTTGTTTGTACAAGGGACACTAGTGGAAAATATCATTACAGTGAATTAAATAATGCTATAAGTCAGTTAAAGAGGTATGGAATAAAAGTCCATGCATGGATAGTTTGTTTTAATTATAATGGCCATTTTATAAATCCTTCAGGGTATTACAGTAAGAAAGTGAAGGTTTACGTAAAAACAAAGAAGTACTGGGGTATTAAATATAAATACAAAGTTAAAAAGAAGGTATGGTACAAATCAAGATATATATACCGCGGTAAATGGCACTATAAATGGAAATATACCTGGAAATATGTAACTAAGTATAAAAAGGGTTGGATATATAAGCCGGTTTACAAATATGTGACAAAAACAGGCTATGATACTTCTTACAATAAGAAATTAATAGCTGCAATTAAAAATATCAATGATAATTACGCTGTTTCTGGAATTCACCTGGACTATGTGAGGTATTCTGGAGTTGCCAAATATGGTAATGCAGCATATCAACAGCATGGTGGGGTAAATGCAGCAGTAAATGCAGTAACATCATTCGTTAAAAGTGTCAGAAGTGTGGTAACTAAAGAGCTTTCAGCAGCAGTAATGCCTGAAGGAACAAAAAATGCATATTATTATGGTCAGGACTACGGAAGATTTGCAGATTACGTTGATTTTCTAGTTCCAATGACTTATCATGGGAACTATAATGCAAATAATGCATGGATAACTGATAAAATAAAATATATCGTAAGCAATGCAAAAGGAAAACCAGTATATGCAGGTTTGACAACATACTGTTCTGATTCTAATCTTAAATCGTTGAATCTAAATGCATTACAACAGGATGTAAATTCTGCAAATGCTGGAGGGGCATCTGGTTTTGTACTGTTTAGATATGGGTTTGGATGCTCTTATGTACCTACCTGGACTTGA
- a CDS encoding pseudomurein-binding repeat-containing protein, which produces METIGGGIIKRHSLLVMLIICIMAISTIGSSYATVDNQQSAETNADSALNNNTTVNQNPVETVKNNQTGIQNRVQNNSSTGTTGNSTTKTLQAQNTTNSTSNISSNSQNSINALTNTQNAVQTAETNNQNSANTSLTNSANNTTIPQLAAAGTTYTNVHGIWLRAEDAGNITVSELKKANITDIFVKANLISAPTYSSVLSSIITKFKNSGIRVHAWITCFQDANGKWINPANTTQQTTLLNAIKKIVTNYSVDGIFLDYVRYSGVGSNTAGTSGTKTITSFVQKVYNAVKSIKPKAAVSATVMPEGATNANTYGQNYTQLSKYLDFLVPMIYKGNYGQNTTWIGTTTKYIVNNAGGKPVIVGLQSYISDYDTTPLSAGELNADIKSALSNGASGYALYRYGLISKDFIAPPSFNTSDIQSAAAKVKAYIETNHKLPNYVTIGTTQVTMPAFLKLMVKGLIQINSKITTPIILKTVNNPQNSTGSFTKGNINKTSYMDIAQRINSFIDSNGLAPNYATTGLGKVQYEQLVYMFSKILNYYNTNKALPSYVSMDPGVKVSPSSGSDIQTTQVFTLDQIKSAATSVKSYIESNHDLPNYVTIGSVQVKMTDFLRLLLIGTIEVNDGSNAQISLKTVSAAATPSESIKSGNITKANYMDLANRVKAFIDANGALPNHASTTLGEIGYSSLIYMYSKILAYDSTNKALPNYVSVSPWSIVSTVPIPSELQQYLKETKNCQVTNSQIQALAKSITSGKSSTYDKAVAIFNWVRDNIGYSFYYNTKYGAVGTLNAKTGNCVDTAHLLIALERAAGIPARYEHVKAQFTSGTWYGHVIAQVWVNGKWYNADGTSSKNTFGVINNWNTATATYYGTYAELPF; this is translated from the coding sequence TTGGAAACAATAGGAGGCGGTATTATCAAGCGACACTCGTTGCTTGTAATGTTAATTATCTGCATCATGGCTATCTCTACCATTGGTAGTTCATATGCCACAGTAGATAATCAGCAATCAGCGGAAACTAATGCAGATTCCGCTCTAAATAATAACACAACAGTTAATCAAAACCCAGTTGAAACTGTTAAAAATAACCAAACAGGGATCCAAAATAGGGTTCAAAATAATTCATCAACAGGAACTACAGGAAACAGTACAACAAAAACTCTACAGGCTCAAAATACTACAAATTCTACATCGAATATAAGTTCAAACAGCCAAAATTCAATAAATGCATTAACAAATACACAAAACGCAGTACAAACTGCAGAGACTAACAATCAAAATTCAGCAAATACATCTCTAACAAATTCAGCAAACAATACGACTATTCCACAACTAGCTGCAGCAGGAACCACTTACACCAATGTTCATGGCATCTGGCTTAGAGCCGAAGATGCAGGAAACATTACTGTAAGTGAACTAAAAAAAGCAAATATTACAGATATATTCGTAAAAGCAAATTTAATCTCAGCACCAACTTATTCCAGCGTGTTATCGAGTATTATAACAAAATTCAAGAATTCTGGAATAAGAGTTCATGCATGGATCACCTGTTTCCAGGATGCAAATGGCAAATGGATTAATCCAGCAAATACTACTCAGCAAACAACCTTGTTGAATGCAATTAAAAAGATCGTAACCAATTACAGCGTAGATGGTATCTTTCTGGATTACGTAAGGTATTCTGGAGTAGGAAGCAATACCGCAGGTACAAGTGGAACCAAAACAATAACATCATTCGTTCAAAAAGTCTATAACGCCGTTAAATCGATAAAACCTAAAGCAGCTGTTTCAGCAACAGTAATGCCTGAAGGAGCAACAAATGCAAACACTTATGGACAGAACTATACACAGCTTTCTAAATATCTTGACTTCCTTGTTCCAATGATCTATAAAGGAAATTACGGTCAAAACACTACCTGGATTGGAACGACAACAAAATACATAGTTAATAATGCAGGTGGAAAGCCAGTGATTGTGGGACTTCAGTCTTATATTTCAGACTATGATACAACACCCTTAAGTGCTGGTGAATTGAATGCAGACATTAAATCAGCATTAAGTAATGGGGCATCTGGATATGCACTTTACAGATATGGATTAATCAGTAAAGATTTCATAGCTCCTCCGAGCTTTAATACAAGTGATATTCAAAGTGCTGCAGCGAAAGTAAAAGCATATATTGAAACTAATCACAAACTGCCGAATTATGTAACAATTGGTACCACCCAGGTTACAATGCCTGCATTTTTGAAACTAATGGTTAAAGGGTTAATACAGATAAACAGTAAAATAACAACACCAATAATACTTAAAACAGTAAATAACCCTCAAAATTCCACAGGGTCTTTTACTAAAGGAAATATAAACAAAACAAGTTACATGGATATTGCACAGAGAATCAATTCTTTCATAGATTCAAACGGTCTTGCACCAAACTATGCAACAACTGGCCTCGGAAAAGTTCAGTATGAACAGCTAGTGTACATGTTCTCTAAAATATTGAACTACTACAACACAAATAAGGCTTTACCAAGCTATGTTTCAATGGATCCTGGTGTTAAAGTTTCACCATCGTCGGGTAGTGATATCCAAACCACACAGGTATTTACATTAGACCAGATCAAAAGTGCGGCAACAAGCGTCAAATCTTATATAGAATCTAATCATGATCTGCCAAATTATGTAACAATTGGTTCAGTACAGGTTAAAATGACAGATTTCTTACGTTTGTTACTTATAGGTACAATTGAGGTAAATGATGGATCAAATGCACAGATATCACTTAAAACAGTAAGCGCAGCAGCAACACCAAGTGAAAGCATTAAAAGTGGAAACATAACTAAAGCCAATTATATGGATCTTGCAAATAGGGTCAAAGCATTCATAGATGCAAATGGAGCTTTACCAAACCATGCATCAACTACTCTTGGTGAAATTGGATATTCCTCCTTGATTTACATGTATTCAAAGATACTTGCATATGACAGTACAAACAAGGCTTTACCAAATTATGTTTCGGTAAGTCCGTGGAGTATTGTTTCAACAGTGCCAATACCATCTGAGTTACAGCAGTATCTCAAGGAAACCAAGAATTGTCAGGTGACTAATTCACAGATTCAAGCACTGGCAAAATCAATAACAAGCGGTAAATCTTCTACCTACGATAAGGCAGTAGCAATTTTCAACTGGGTAAGGGACAATATAGGTTATTCCTTCTATTATAACACCAAATATGGGGCGGTAGGTACATTGAATGCCAAAACCGGAAATTGTGTGGATACCGCACACTTGTTAATAGCTCTTGAAAGGGCTGCAGGAATTCCTGCACGATATGAGCATGTTAAGGCTCAATTTACAAGTGGTACATGGTACGGACACGTCATCGCTCAGGTATGGGTGAACGGTAAATGGTACAATGCAGATGGAACCAGTTCCAAGAACACTTTCGGTGTTATCAATAATTGGAATACTGCAACAGCAACATATTATGGCACATATGCTGAATTGCCTTTCTAG
- a CDS encoding thiamine-phosphate synthase family protein, which yields MEIENLKKAVEIIQNSEELAAFIPEVRSNIVMAKENAKDVNDVAGIPGRITIVHGKPKAFVEPEFGVSSHMARLVLSMMKHDSSKRSAMNIKYSPKIIEISEKLGLKVSFYDRNDEPEDVRQVEGGTIPWGVETAVKRIGDIPDIIYHKGAWGKEPSITLIGTSAVDVAKMAVCIARIFNIEGGYKVIFTPPTEKSDSKSSDTSCIFCAMAKGDPEVSKHVLYNDGEDIVALNIAPYTTGHLLVIPTKHYTDLDELNPESLKNLFNTVKKAEELIKEVIHPDGINIGINLGEIAGQRIQHIHVHLVPRFKFESSFIGTTANTRIIKENLDETYTRYMEKIEKLTNV from the coding sequence ATGGAAATAGAGAATCTGAAAAAAGCCGTTGAAATTATACAAAACTCTGAAGAATTAGCTGCATTTATTCCAGAGGTACGAAGTAATATTGTAATGGCAAAAGAGAACGCAAAAGATGTAAATGACGTGGCAGGAATTCCCGGAAGAATAACAATAGTACATGGTAAACCTAAAGCTTTCGTGGAACCAGAATTCGGAGTATCTTCACACATGGCTAGATTAGTATTGAGCATGATGAAACATGATTCCTCAAAGAGAAGTGCCATGAATATTAAATATAGCCCCAAAATAATTGAAATAAGTGAAAAATTAGGGCTCAAAGTCTCATTTTATGATAGAAATGATGAACCGGAGGACGTGAGACAAGTAGAAGGTGGTACCATCCCATGGGGTGTTGAGACTGCCGTTAAAAGAATTGGAGATATTCCAGACATTATATATCACAAGGGCGCCTGGGGAAAAGAACCTTCAATTACTTTAATTGGCACCAGTGCAGTAGATGTTGCCAAAATGGCAGTGTGTATCGCGAGAATTTTCAATATTGAAGGAGGTTATAAAGTAATTTTTACTCCCCCTACCGAAAAATCAGATTCAAAAAGTTCAGATACATCATGCATATTCTGTGCAATGGCAAAAGGTGATCCAGAAGTTTCAAAACATGTGCTTTACAATGATGGAGAAGATATAGTAGCTTTAAATATAGCTCCTTATACAACAGGACATCTCCTGGTTATTCCAACAAAGCATTACACCGATTTGGATGAATTAAATCCAGAATCTCTTAAAAATTTATTTAACACTGTAAAAAAAGCAGAAGAACTTATAAAAGAGGTTATACATCCAGATGGAATAAATATAGGGATTAACCTTGGTGAAATAGCAGGACAACGCATACAACATATTCATGTCCACCTTGTACCCCGGTTTAAATTTGAGTCCAGTTTTATAGGGACAACAGCAAATACTAGGATTATTAAAGAAAATCTAGATGAAACTTATACTAGATACATGGAAAAAATTGAGAAATTAACCAATGTTTAA
- a CDS encoding SIS domain-containing protein has product MKYKMYDEIIEQPRSLKDTLSEEKSHMKEIAEKFEEFDKIYLLGCGSSLSTCYSAKSALDFISDKNIEVYTGYEFFYNKKIENENAGALLTSQSGETADTVAALRMSQQKDIYTVAITNESQCTMIKEADDTVITRGGRESAILGTKTYVTQLMSLYEILFSMNNFKDDAQKIKKEVLGNIEKLPSVTEDLIKKTEGEGKEIAEKFKDDDIFYCMGSGPNYGLAYKLAMTMFMEGALKHACPLYSGEFRHGLIERAEKDVPIVFLNADYPGDDMTTRSIEFCEKLGTKSLVYNMKDYSDMNPLMSPFSLVIPLEWFIYYLADFNNEDPGATRHIGKVRY; this is encoded by the coding sequence ATGAAGTATAAAATGTATGATGAAATTATAGAACAGCCGAGATCCCTGAAAGATACTTTAAGTGAAGAAAAATCACATATGAAAGAGATTGCAGAAAAGTTTGAAGAATTTGATAAAATATATCTTTTAGGATGCGGTAGTTCACTTTCAACATGCTATTCTGCAAAAAGCGCACTTGATTTCATATCAGATAAAAATATAGAAGTTTACACAGGATATGAATTCTTTTATAATAAGAAAATTGAAAATGAGAATGCTGGAGCTCTTTTAACTTCTCAATCAGGAGAAACTGCAGATACTGTCGCTGCTCTTAGGATGTCACAGCAAAAAGACATTTATACCGTAGCAATAACCAATGAAAGCCAGTGCACAATGATTAAAGAAGCTGATGACACTGTGATTACAAGAGGCGGGCGAGAGAGCGCAATACTTGGAACTAAAACTTACGTAACTCAACTAATGAGCCTGTATGAAATTCTATTCAGCATGAACAATTTCAAAGATGATGCCCAGAAAATAAAAAAAGAAGTTTTAGGAAATATCGAAAAACTTCCATCTGTAACTGAAGACCTGATTAAAAAAACTGAAGGTGAAGGCAAAGAAATCGCCGAAAAATTCAAAGATGACGATATATTCTACTGTATGGGAAGCGGGCCAAACTACGGACTCGCATACAAGCTTGCAATGACCATGTTCATGGAAGGAGCTTTAAAACATGCATGTCCCCTTTATTCTGGAGAATTCAGACATGGGTTAATTGAACGTGCTGAAAAAGATGTTCCAATCGTGTTTTTAAATGCGGATTACCCTGGAGATGACATGACCACGCGTTCCATTGAATTTTGTGAAAAACTGGGAACTAAATCACTCGTTTACAATATGAAAGATTATTCAGATATGAACCCTTTGATGTCGCCTTTTTCCCTTGTAATTCCACTTGAATGGT
- a CDS encoding transglutaminase domain-containing protein produces MKRLLLLIVLLLFVAALFNVTNIYAATEYSQITDNYLNTSLIQENITNNTSNNLTIQNTTESVKKTASVTKTVQNQSLPKNASNSSDSRMKTNNSNITHLQNSTDAAGAELYKNVRGIWLKAEDVNKLNISEIKKAGITDIFIKSNLLSAPSYKSVLTALLNKLKGTNFRVHAWITCFKDVNGNWIDPQGKYSYTVKVPDKKIKYKVWYKSWYKYNGKWKYKWKYYYKYKYTYKYQTKYGYNTSKIDSLISSISKIVKNYNIDGINLDYIRYPGNAYKSSGSTAAVTSFVQKVYNTVKSIKPKVAVSAELMPEGKMNAYYYGQNYTQLAKYLDFMVPMLYKGNYGYNSSTGTNSNGKSGTDWIGSTVKYIVSQANGTPVIAGLQTYRSDKNVKVIPAGELKSDIKSAGNNGASGYALFRYGLIDSKLYTSQNSTGTQIKFTMDQIQDAAARVKAYVETNHVLPNYVTIGTTQVKMPDMLRLMTASLLQLKSGTKTPIALKSTSSPVKPAGDTIDGIINKAGYLKIAQNIKSFIEKNGIAPNYATSSLGKIQYESAIYMYSKILNFYKTKKYLPVYVTMTPGIWNDLPSEMQKYLQPTNNCQSNDPKIKSLASLLTKGITSTHDRGEKIFNWVRDNLGYSFYYNTRYGAVGTLNAKTGNCVDTSHLMIALARSAGIPARYVHGYCKFSSGTIYGHVWAQLYINGKWYDADGISIRNSLGEINNWDKNKSTIEGTYAELPF; encoded by the coding sequence ATGAAGCGACTTTTGTTGCTTATAGTGTTGCTCCTTTTTGTTGCAGCGCTGTTTAATGTAACTAATATATATGCCGCCACAGAATATTCGCAGATTACAGATAATTACCTAAACACCAGTTTAATTCAAGAAAATATAACAAATAATACTTCAAATAATTTGACTATTCAAAATACAACAGAATCTGTAAAAAAAACAGCATCTGTTACCAAAACAGTACAAAACCAAAGCTTACCAAAAAATGCATCGAATTCAAGCGATAGCAGAATGAAAACAAATAACAGTAATATAACACACCTTCAAAATTCTACTGACGCCGCAGGAGCTGAATTATATAAAAATGTTCGCGGGATATGGCTAAAAGCCGAAGATGTGAACAAATTAAACATAAGTGAAATTAAAAAAGCAGGAATTACAGATATATTCATCAAATCAAACCTATTATCTGCTCCTTCGTATAAAAGCGTGTTAACGGCTCTCTTAAACAAGCTTAAAGGCACAAATTTTCGAGTTCATGCATGGATAACATGCTTTAAGGATGTAAATGGTAATTGGATCGATCCTCAGGGAAAATACAGTTATACGGTAAAAGTTCCTGATAAAAAAATTAAATACAAGGTTTGGTACAAATCTTGGTACAAATACAATGGTAAATGGAAATATAAGTGGAAATATTACTATAAGTACAAATACACTTATAAATATCAAACAAAATATGGATATAATACATCTAAAATAGATTCATTGATCTCTTCCATTTCAAAGATAGTTAAAAACTATAATATAGACGGAATCAATCTTGACTATATCAGATATCCAGGTAATGCCTATAAAAGTTCAGGTTCAACCGCAGCAGTAACATCTTTCGTTCAAAAAGTGTATAACACTGTAAAATCGATTAAACCGAAAGTAGCAGTTTCGGCAGAGTTAATGCCTGAAGGAAAAATGAACGCATATTATTATGGGCAGAACTATACTCAACTTGCAAAATACCTTGATTTCATGGTTCCAATGCTTTATAAAGGCAACTACGGATACAACAGTTCAACAGGTACTAACAGTAATGGAAAAAGCGGTACAGACTGGATAGGCTCAACTGTGAAATATATAGTTAGCCAGGCTAACGGAACACCTGTTATAGCAGGTCTTCAGACGTACCGTTCAGATAAAAATGTAAAAGTAATACCCGCAGGCGAATTAAAGAGCGACATTAAATCAGCTGGAAATAATGGAGCATCTGGATACGCATTGTTTAGATATGGACTAATAGATAGTAAATTATATACCAGTCAAAACAGTACCGGCACTCAGATTAAGTTCACAATGGACCAAATCCAAGATGCCGCAGCTAGGGTCAAAGCATATGTTGAAACCAATCATGTACTTCCAAATTATGTGACAATTGGTACAACTCAGGTTAAAATGCCTGATATGTTAAGATTAATGACTGCAAGTCTCTTACAGTTAAAAAGCGGAACAAAGACACCTATAGCACTGAAAAGTACTAGTTCACCAGTAAAGCCTGCTGGAGATACAATAGATGGGATAATAAATAAAGCAGGATATCTAAAGATTGCACAGAATATTAAGTCCTTTATTGAAAAAAATGGTATTGCACCAAATTATGCAACAAGTTCTTTGGGAAAGATACAGTATGAATCTGCCATTTACATGTATTCAAAGATATTGAACTTTTACAAGACAAAAAAATATTTACCTGTATATGTAACAATGACTCCAGGGATATGGAACGATTTACCATCCGAAATGCAGAAATACCTGCAACCAACCAATAATTGTCAATCAAACGACCCTAAAATTAAATCACTTGCATCATTACTTACAAAAGGTATAACTTCAACCCATGATAGGGGCGAAAAGATCTTTAACTGGGTAAGGGATAACTTGGGCTATTCCTTTTACTACAATACCAGATACGGGGCAGTGGGCACATTAAATGCAAAAACAGGAAATTGTGTCGACACTTCGCATCTTATGATAGCACTGGCAAGATCAGCGGGAATTCCAGCAAGATACGTACACGGTTATTGTAAGTTTTCAAGTGGTACTATATATGGGCACGTTTGGGCACAGTTATATATAAATGGTAAATGGTATGATGCAGATGGGATAAGCATCAGAAATTCACTTGGTGAAATAAATAACTGGGACAAAAATAAATCGACAATAGAGGGCACCTATGCAGAGCTGCCTTTCTAA
- a CDS encoding putative PEP-binding protein → MKLLKGIGTSSYVGVGKVRKIETDRDILQIKEGEIVVVSKASRDMLQHLQKAGGVITDYGGITSHVAIVLREMRVPCIVGTGNATEILENGMIVTVDGKTGNVYGGFMEIEGEEELFDIYNPATKIKVNLNVPEIAESAALYSDGVGSIRIENMMVRTLKHPYKLLEDGELVNVIVSGVRKIADAFYPKPVWFRTFDIPTDELKRLRGGDVEPYETNPLLGLRGIQKDLNRIDVLMAEFQAIKYLLDDGYDNIGLKIPFVRDIGEYILSKKILKDAELRPHKDIDVGVSVETPSVVFTFDEFLKEGIDFMSLGMSDLAMCSLAVDRRSVRVAKLFNIMHPAVLKMVEMVIAKCNGYGIESSVSGHAGGDPEIVEKLIKFGISSISTNPDQVLKIRKTVYNVENEIIKRGFTS, encoded by the coding sequence ATGAAACTATTGAAAGGAATAGGTACGAGTTCCTATGTTGGAGTTGGGAAAGTACGAAAAATTGAAACTGACCGTGATATTTTACAGATCAAAGAAGGTGAAATTGTTGTGGTTTCAAAAGCTTCAAGAGACATGCTCCAACATCTCCAAAAGGCTGGTGGAGTTATAACAGATTATGGGGGAATTACCAGTCACGTTGCAATTGTACTTAGGGAAATGAGGGTTCCATGTATAGTTGGAACTGGAAATGCAACGGAAATTCTTGAAAATGGGATGATAGTAACTGTTGATGGTAAAACTGGAAACGTTTATGGGGGTTTTATGGAAATTGAAGGTGAAGAAGAACTTTTTGATATTTACAATCCTGCAACAAAAATTAAAGTTAATTTAAATGTCCCTGAGATTGCAGAAAGTGCTGCACTTTATTCAGATGGTGTCGGTTCTATAAGGATTGAGAATATGATGGTGCGGACACTAAAACACCCTTATAAACTTTTGGAGGATGGGGAATTAGTAAATGTTATTGTCAGTGGAGTGAGAAAAATTGCAGATGCATTCTATCCAAAACCAGTATGGTTTAGAACATTTGACATACCAACTGATGAATTGAAACGTTTAAGAGGGGGAGATGTAGAGCCTTATGAAACAAACCCTCTTTTAGGACTTAGGGGCATACAAAAAGATTTAAATAGGATTGATGTGTTAATGGCTGAATTTCAGGCAATTAAATATCTTTTAGATGATGGTTATGATAATATAGGGCTTAAAATTCCATTTGTGAGAGATATTGGTGAGTATATTTTGTCAAAGAAAATTTTAAAAGACGCTGAATTAAGGCCGCATAAAGATATTGATGTGGGAGTCTCTGTTGAAACGCCATCTGTGGTTTTTACATTTGATGAGTTTTTAAAGGAAGGAATTGATTTTATGTCTTTAGGTATGAGTGATCTGGCTATGTGCTCACTGGCTGTTGATAGGAGAAGCGTTAGAGTTGCTAAACTTTTTAATATCATGCATCCTGCTGTTTTGAAAATGGTAGAAATGGTAATTGCAAAATGTAATGGGTATGGTATAGAAAGCAGTGTGTCTGGACATGCTGGGGGAGACCCTGAAATTGTTGAAAAACTCATTAAGTTTGGAATAAGCAGTATTTCTACAAATCCAGATCAGGTGCTTAAAATACGAAAAACAGTCTATAATGTTGAAAATGAGATTATAAAGCGCGGATTTACTTCATAG
- a CDS encoding transglutaminase-like domain-containing protein, whose amino-acid sequence MAIGGGIITRKLLFAVLLVASMSLIGIAGVSAANIGTATTQTGNHHTVQKDINLHDKYINTLKKPIKTQKKVVKKYKTVKKTVNTTNNITQFVNKNKTVASSSKNSVKAKNNTVTKSVPKYAYGEKPKYAYGHKKKVRYAHKWYRYHGKWYRYHGKVHKYKKTHRAHRYHRSSANSSSIKALAYSLTRGTSSQYQKGARIFNWVRNNLRYSFYYNTKLGAAGALKYRKGNCADTSHLVVALARSAGLQAKYGHGKVRFSSGRIYGHVWAIIKANGRWYTADASSNRNSFGGMRGKVVRFQGYHNSLSF is encoded by the coding sequence TTGGCAATTGGAGGCGGTATAATTACGAGGAAACTGTTATTTGCAGTCTTATTAGTGGCAAGTATGTCGCTGATTGGTATTGCTGGCGTAAGTGCAGCAAACATTGGGACTGCTACAACACAGACTGGTAATCACCATACTGTGCAAAAAGATATAAATTTACATGATAAATATATAAATACTCTAAAAAAACCGATCAAAACACAAAAAAAGGTCGTTAAAAAGTATAAAACGGTTAAAAAGACTGTTAACACTACAAACAATATTACACAATTTGTGAATAAAAATAAAACAGTGGCTTCATCCAGTAAAAATTCAGTGAAGGCAAAAAATAATACAGTAACAAAATCAGTTCCTAAGTATGCATATGGGGAGAAACCTAAGTACGCATATGGACATAAAAAGAAGGTAAGATATGCCCACAAATGGTACAGATACCATGGTAAATGGTACAGATACCACGGTAAAGTTCACAAATACAAAAAAACTCATAGAGCTCACAGATATCATAGATCAAGTGCAAACAGCTCAAGTATAAAAGCACTAGCTTATTCACTTACAAGAGGTACCAGTTCACAGTACCAGAAAGGAGCTAGAATATTTAATTGGGTACGGAATAACTTGAGATATTCCTTTTATTATAATACTAAACTTGGTGCAGCTGGTGCATTAAAATACAGAAAAGGAAACTGTGCTGATACATCACACCTCGTGGTCGCTTTAGCAAGATCTGCAGGTTTACAGGCAAAATATGGTCACGGGAAAGTCAGATTCTCAAGTGGTAGGATCTATGGGCATGTATGGGCTATAATAAAAGCCAATGGTAGATGGTACACTGCAGATGCATCAAGCAACAGAAACTCTTTCGGTGGAATGAGAGGAAAAGTAGTAAGATTCCAAGGTTATCACAATAGTCTATCATTTTAA
- a CDS encoding adenylyltransferase/cytidyltransferase family protein → MKTVMATGTFDIIHPGHGYYLEEAKKLGGDDAKLVVVIARDSTVRARKRVPVVGENQRLEVVKMLKPVDEAYLGHTSDMFKIVEEIKPDIIVIGPDQDFDLRKLKEQLKERNIDVDVVKVTSYKKSPLDSSCKIIKKIKEMEFDEKIFKNGP, encoded by the coding sequence ATGAAAACAGTGATGGCAACAGGAACGTTCGATATAATTCATCCAGGACATGGATATTATCTTGAAGAGGCAAAAAAACTAGGAGGGGATGATGCAAAGCTCGTAGTAGTTATTGCAAGGGATTCTACTGTAAGGGCAAGGAAAAGAGTGCCTGTTGTGGGTGAAAATCAAAGGTTAGAAGTTGTTAAAATGTTAAAACCTGTTGATGAAGCTTATTTAGGGCATACTAGCGATATGTTTAAAATTGTTGAAGAAATAAAGCCAGATATAATTGTTATAGGTCCTGATCAGGATTTTGATCTTCGAAAACTTAAAGAACAGCTCAAAGAAAGGAACATTGATGTAGATGTCGTAAAAGTTACAAGCTATAAAAAATCTCCACTCGACAGTTCATGTAAAATAATTAAAAAGATCAAAGAAATGGAATTTGACGAAAAAATTTTTAAAAACGGACCGTAA